In the genome of Flavivirga spongiicola, one region contains:
- a CDS encoding PIG-L family deacetylase, whose product MQRNTLNSLILLFLFSFSYAQKPKTPASSEIYESIQKLNFLGSVLYVAAHPDDENTRLIAYMSNHVKARTAYLSLTRGDGGQNLIGPEIRELLGVIRTQELLAARRVDGGEQLFTRANDFGYSKHPDETLEIWNKDQVLSDVVLAIRKFKPDIIINRFNHRTPGTTHGHHTSSAMLSMEAFDLANDNSAYPDQLKDAGLWKPQRLFFNTSWWFYGSREKFEKADKSNMISFDIGTYYPLKGLSNNELASIASSQHLCQGFGRLAQRGSQQEYIEFLKGTPLTDNENIFAGIDTSWNRIKGGKAIGDILLKVENEFNFVNPSDHIPQLIEAYKRLQNIEDEHWKIQKTKELKTIIEMCAGLYLEASAETNWATQNETINLNIEALNRSHAAITLVSFNNANNLNISKNIALKSNTKYNFKEVINIKSDAQPTTPYWLSNKGTLGMYKVEDKSLIGLPETPRTYNIDFNLLIENTPITFTKSIIQRYSKPDKGELYRPFEIIPEASARITEKVIIFENDKQRDITVVVKAGRNELEGDVEISHPNNWNVYPKKQKVFIKNKGEEQTLVFTVVPPKNQNEGYMSPIVHINNKNYTKELIEIGYEHIPFQTVLLPSESKIVRLDIQKKGENIAYIQGAGDVVPESLQQIGYQVRIIKPEEIDAEILSRFDAVVVGIRAYNTVEDLKFKQQLLFDFVAEGGNMIVQYNTSHRVKVNDLAPYDIKLSRDRVTDEYADVRFLNPKHPVLNYPNKITQKDFEGWTQERGLYFPNEWSDEFTPILSMNDKNETPKDGSLLVAKHGKGHYIYTGLSFFREFPAGVSGAYRLFANMLSIGKEDLKQEARLND is encoded by the coding sequence ATGCAAAGAAATACACTCAATTCATTAATATTACTTTTTTTATTTTCTTTTTCATACGCACAAAAACCCAAAACACCAGCATCTTCAGAAATATACGAATCTATTCAAAAACTTAATTTTCTAGGTTCTGTCCTGTATGTCGCGGCACACCCCGATGATGAAAATACGCGTCTTATTGCTTATATGTCTAATCATGTTAAAGCAAGAACAGCATATTTATCTTTAACTCGAGGCGATGGCGGACAAAATCTTATTGGCCCAGAAATTAGAGAATTACTAGGTGTCATAAGAACTCAGGAATTATTAGCAGCAAGACGTGTTGATGGTGGTGAACAATTATTTACCAGAGCCAACGATTTTGGTTATTCAAAACATCCGGACGAAACTTTAGAAATCTGGAACAAAGATCAGGTTTTAAGTGATGTCGTTTTAGCCATTAGAAAATTCAAACCAGATATTATAATCAACAGGTTTAACCACAGAACACCTGGTACCACGCATGGTCATCATACAAGTTCTGCCATGTTGAGCATGGAAGCTTTTGATCTTGCCAACGATAATTCTGCATATCCTGATCAACTAAAAGATGCTGGCCTCTGGAAGCCACAACGCTTATTTTTTAATACCAGTTGGTGGTTTTATGGTAGCAGGGAAAAATTTGAGAAAGCCGATAAAAGTAACATGATTAGCTTTGACATAGGGACATACTATCCGCTTAAAGGATTGTCTAATAATGAATTAGCATCTATTGCAAGTAGTCAACATTTATGTCAAGGGTTTGGGCGTTTAGCACAACGAGGCTCACAACAAGAATACATTGAATTTTTAAAAGGTACTCCATTAACAGACAACGAAAATATTTTTGCTGGTATTGATACCTCATGGAATCGCATTAAAGGAGGAAAAGCCATTGGAGATATTTTACTCAAAGTTGAAAATGAATTTAATTTTGTAAACCCTTCAGACCATATTCCACAGCTAATAGAAGCTTATAAACGACTTCAAAATATTGAAGATGAACATTGGAAAATCCAAAAAACAAAAGAACTAAAAACTATTATTGAAATGTGCGCTGGTTTGTATTTAGAAGCCTCGGCAGAAACCAATTGGGCTACCCAAAATGAAACTATAAACTTAAACATTGAAGCCTTAAATAGAAGTCATGCCGCTATCACCTTAGTAAGTTTTAATAACGCTAACAATTTAAATATTTCAAAAAATATCGCGTTAAAAAGCAATACTAAATACAACTTTAAAGAAGTCATTAACATTAAAAGTGATGCACAACCGACCACCCCATATTGGCTAAGCAACAAAGGCACTTTAGGCATGTATAAAGTAGAAGATAAAAGCTTGATAGGTTTGCCAGAAACTCCAAGAACTTACAATATAGATTTTAATCTACTTATTGAAAATACACCTATAACATTTACAAAAAGTATTATACAGCGTTATTCAAAACCAGACAAAGGTGAGTTATACCGCCCGTTTGAAATCATACCGGAAGCCTCAGCAAGAATTACCGAAAAAGTTATCATTTTTGAAAACGACAAACAACGGGATATCACTGTTGTGGTCAAGGCAGGGAGAAATGAATTAGAAGGCGATGTAGAAATATCTCATCCAAATAATTGGAACGTATATCCTAAAAAACAAAAAGTATTTATTAAAAATAAAGGAGAAGAACAAACACTTGTTTTTACAGTAGTTCCTCCTAAAAACCAAAACGAAGGCTACATGAGCCCTATTGTTCATATTAATAACAAAAATTACACTAAAGAACTTATTGAGATAGGCTACGAGCACATTCCGTTTCAAACGGTTTTATTACCTAGCGAAAGTAAAATTGTCCGTCTCGACATTCAAAAGAAAGGTGAAAATATAGCCTACATTCAAGGTGCTGGAGACGTTGTTCCTGAAAGCTTACAACAAATCGGGTATCAAGTCCGCATTATAAAACCTGAAGAAATTGATGCTGAAATATTAAGCAGATTTGATGCTGTAGTCGTTGGAATACGTGCTTATAATACTGTTGAAGATTTAAAATTCAAACAACAACTTCTTTTTGATTTTGTTGCTGAAGGCGGCAATATGATTGTACAATATAATACGAGTCATCGTGTAAAAGTTAATGATTTAGCACCTTATGACATAAAATTATCCCGTGATAGAGTTACTGACGAATATGCAGATGTTCGTTTTTTAAATCCTAAACACCCTGTTTTAAACTATCCTAATAAAATAACTCAAAAAGATTTTGAAGGTTGGACACAAGAACGTGGTTTGTATTTTCCTAATGAATGGTCTGACGAATTCACTCCTATTTTGTCTATGAATGATAAAAATGAAACCCCAAAAGATGGTAGTTTGTTGGTTGCTAAACATGGAAAAGGCCATTACATTTATACAGGATTAAGCTTTTTTAGAGAGTTTCCTGCAGGAGTTTCTGGAGCTTACCGCTTATTCGCTAACATGCTTTCTATAGGTAAAGAAGATTTAAAGCAAGAAGCAAGACTAAACGATTAA
- a CDS encoding septum formation inhibitor Maf produces the protein MIQAFKKIIKVEIAFYIIIAILSLLTSCKKEKASKELALHTTTNNTVNEDLKLKEPSQEFKNYWYAGQAEISSYKLEQARYGEIRSGHAVLIYVTEDFLPNIQVKADRQNANSVSVLKLNATKKFNTGIYPYSIMQSTFYPVSNNKHAVKISSSMQEWCGHVYAQLNNKEQFEIMSHSYFEGEADKSFNLDKAILENELWTQLRIDPKSLPTGDLEIIPSFEYNRLRHVPIKAYKALATMQENIYSISYPELNRTLSITFNPNFPHDILSWEEHFKSGFGANAKVLKTKATKLKTIKSAYWGKNTNKDEILRKELHLQ, from the coding sequence ATGATACAAGCATTCAAAAAAATCATTAAAGTAGAAATAGCTTTTTACATCATTATTGCGATCCTAAGTTTGCTGACTTCTTGTAAAAAGGAAAAAGCCTCAAAAGAATTAGCACTTCATACAACAACAAATAATACAGTAAACGAAGATTTAAAACTAAAAGAACCGTCTCAAGAATTTAAAAATTATTGGTATGCTGGTCAAGCCGAAATATCATCGTACAAATTAGAACAAGCTCGCTATGGTGAAATAAGAAGCGGGCATGCAGTTTTAATATATGTAACAGAAGATTTCTTACCGAACATTCAAGTAAAAGCAGATAGACAAAACGCAAACAGTGTTTCTGTTTTGAAATTAAATGCCACTAAAAAATTTAATACTGGTATATATCCATATTCTATAATGCAAAGCACCTTCTACCCAGTTTCTAATAATAAACATGCCGTAAAAATATCCAGTTCTATGCAAGAATGGTGTGGACATGTATACGCTCAACTTAACAATAAAGAACAATTTGAGATCATGTCACATTCTTATTTTGAAGGAGAAGCTGATAAAAGTTTTAACTTAGACAAAGCTATTTTAGAGAATGAATTATGGACACAATTACGTATCGACCCTAAATCGCTTCCAACTGGAGATCTAGAAATTATTCCTTCTTTTGAATATAACCGATTAAGACATGTTCCTATAAAGGCGTATAAAGCCTTAGCGACCATGCAAGAAAATATATATTCAATTTCTTATCCCGAACTAAATAGGACGTTATCAATTACTTTCAACCCAAACTTCCCTCATGATATTTTAAGTTGGGAAGAACATTTTAAAAGTGGTTTTGGAGCAAATGCTAAGGTTTTAAAAACTAAGGCTACCAAATTAAAAACAATCAAATCTGCATATTGGGGTAAAAACACTAATAAAGATGAAATTTTGAGAAAAGAACTCCATTTACAATAG
- a CDS encoding sodium:solute symporter yields the protein MQTLNWIDWVVLGVTLTVIVAYGTWQTKGSKNVQDYLKGGNSSKWWTIGLSVMATQASAITFLSTPGQAFNDGMGFVQFYFGIPIAMVVICMVFIPLYHRLKVYTAYEFLENRFDLKTRTLAAILFLIQRGLAAGITIFAPAIILSVVLGWDLLTLNIIIGLLVIIYTVSGGTRAVNVTQKHQMVVIFIGMLVAFFLIVSKLPADITFSKALDIAGASGKMEVLDFSFNLNNRYTFWSGIIGGTFLMLSYFGTDQSQVQRYLSGKSVKEMQLGLIFNGLLKVPMQFFILLVGVMVFVFYQFNEAPINFNPTATEVVLNSRYADEFKSLQNEQKQVFNDKQTLIKSFTDSDNPNASKYIAIANETSDDIRNEAKILINKAAEEQNIKIESNDKDYVFIHFILNNLPRGLIGLLLAVILSAAMSSTSSELNALGSTTTIDLYKRNTSEKTEEEMVRVSRWFTFAWGVIAICVACVANLAENLIQLVNIIGSIFYGNVLGIFLLAFFFKFVKGNAVFVGALITQVLVIALYILDLYDIINLPFLWLNFVGCAIVITIACTLQILNRNDKATTG from the coding sequence ATGCAAACTTTAAATTGGATTGACTGGGTTGTACTTGGAGTAACACTAACGGTTATTGTTGCTTATGGTACTTGGCAAACAAAAGGCAGTAAAAATGTTCAGGATTATTTAAAAGGTGGAAACTCATCAAAATGGTGGACCATTGGTTTATCAGTCATGGCAACACAAGCAAGTGCTATAACATTCCTTTCAACCCCTGGCCAAGCGTTTAATGACGGTATGGGGTTTGTGCAATTCTATTTCGGTATTCCCATTGCTATGGTTGTTATATGTATGGTATTTATCCCTCTATATCATCGTCTAAAAGTATACACGGCTTATGAATTTTTAGAAAACAGATTTGATTTAAAAACCAGAACATTAGCAGCGATCTTATTTTTAATTCAGAGAGGATTAGCAGCAGGTATTACCATTTTTGCTCCCGCAATAATCTTATCGGTTGTTTTAGGTTGGGATTTATTAACGCTTAATATCATTATTGGCCTTTTAGTTATTATCTATACCGTTTCTGGTGGCACCCGTGCAGTTAATGTCACCCAAAAACATCAAATGGTGGTCATTTTTATAGGCATGTTAGTCGCATTCTTTTTAATAGTTAGTAAACTTCCAGCGGATATTACATTTAGTAAAGCATTAGACATTGCCGGCGCTAGCGGTAAAATGGAAGTTCTGGACTTCTCTTTCAATTTAAACAACCGTTATACGTTCTGGAGTGGTATTATTGGCGGTACATTTTTAATGCTTTCATATTTTGGTACAGACCAAAGTCAGGTGCAACGGTATTTATCTGGGAAATCTGTTAAAGAAATGCAATTAGGATTAATTTTTAATGGCCTTTTAAAGGTACCCATGCAATTCTTTATTTTGTTAGTAGGTGTCATGGTATTTGTTTTTTATCAATTTAATGAAGCTCCAATTAATTTTAATCCAACTGCCACTGAAGTTGTTTTAAACTCTCGATATGCAGATGAATTCAAATCGCTTCAAAATGAACAGAAACAGGTTTTTAATGATAAGCAAACACTTATAAAATCATTTACTGATTCAGATAATCCAAATGCTTCAAAATATATTGCTATAGCCAATGAAACAAGTGACGACATTAGAAACGAAGCTAAAATACTTATTAATAAAGCTGCAGAAGAACAAAATATAAAAATTGAAAGCAATGATAAGGATTATGTTTTCATTCATTTTATATTAAACAATTTGCCACGAGGGCTTATCGGGTTATTATTAGCAGTTATTTTAAGTGCTGCCATGTCTAGTACATCTAGCGAATTGAATGCTTTAGGGTCTACAACAACTATTGATTTATATAAGCGAAATACAAGTGAGAAAACCGAAGAAGAAATGGTTAGAGTGTCAAGATGGTTTACCTTTGCTTGGGGCGTTATAGCCATCTGTGTGGCTTGTGTTGCTAATCTTGCAGAAAATTTAATCCAATTAGTTAATATTATTGGGTCTATTTTTTACGGTAATGTATTGGGAATATTCTTGCTAGCTTTCTTTTTTAAATTTGTAAAAGGAAACGCTGTTTTTGTTGGAGCATTAATTACGCAGGTTTTAGTCATTGCGTTATACATTCTAGATTTATACGATATCATTAATTTGCCTTTTTTATGGTTAAATTTTGTTGGCTGTGCTATAGTTATTACTATTGCATGTACACTGCAAATATTGAATCGAAATGACAAAGCAACTACAGGATAA
- a CDS encoding mechanosensitive ion channel domain-containing protein — MSDYFSLHQDKIINAAIVLVVFFILQLITGLIVRAIGKSKKILVSRAKIVARYFSVSLFLITLLIVAFIFGIKIEDLVVVFSSVFAVIGLALFASWSILSNVTSGIILFFSFPYKIGDKIKIHDKEFEIEAIIEDIRSFQIHLRRDNGDLVTYPNSLLLQKAVTIIEKDAFDK; from the coding sequence ATGTCAGACTATTTCTCTCTACATCAAGATAAAATTATAAACGCAGCTATCGTACTTGTTGTATTCTTTATTCTTCAACTTATCACTGGATTAATAGTCCGCGCCATTGGAAAATCGAAAAAAATTCTGGTAAGTCGTGCTAAAATAGTAGCACGTTATTTTTCGGTAAGTCTTTTTCTTATTACATTACTTATCGTTGCTTTTATTTTTGGAATTAAAATTGAAGATTTAGTAGTTGTTTTTTCATCAGTTTTTGCCGTTATAGGGCTTGCTTTGTTTGCTAGTTGGTCTATACTGAGTAATGTCACATCGGGCATTATACTATTTTTCTCTTTTCCTTATAAAATTGGAGATAAAATTAAAATTCATGATAAAGAATTTGAAATAGAAGCTATTATTGAAGATATAAGATCCTTCCAAATTCATTTAAGAAGAGATAATGGCGATTTAGTAACTTATCCTAACAGTTTACTCCTGCAAAAAGCTGTGACAATAATAGAAAAAGATGCTTTCGATAAGTAA
- a CDS encoding right-handed parallel beta-helix repeat-containing protein produces the protein MKNLLYYLLMFMSCIAISCSKEKIDDSPEDIEKDMPPNTITTPCGFDLYNVTANSTIIIDCVLDLKEETITLPTNVIVEFGGGDIINGKLNFSSGGKIDGRLLSSKLKLEGDVTLIDPTFKFYALRWDLFEGKTNSEVALKNNNILESVMFFTKELGATTFNIDKLDAYFEITKVTSTTTNVNWYPSQEAVNIPSDFNLVMTDNTHLRVFPAQLGISREGATLLAVRHESNVTITGGILHGDREQRQYSEDDGQEGSHLFHIHSGKNVTLDGIKFIEGSVGSITIYSTGFSFNPNYDPTTGVIIKNCEFLRSRRMAIALTDGRDVLIENNTFIDTGLPSPNSKGGEVGYAINIEPDRYRDENGVLKERQRVFNVLIKGNTETGSRGGFVTLTIGQDLTVEDNDIGTRVVYSFVSRSKVINNRFKATGTATESWAIFAAGTGVTVFDNEIAGNTIEGYSLGIVTGSNEAYVHENVIKDCGAGIQLSKAFKARIHNNAINVSGNGIQATNTHSDDVEIKGNEITSGGFHAYLTNLNNKEEYKDYKIVLDGNKFLNTNNVTISNAQGITFKNNEVNGGLGVGNVSHVEVSSNNIKPNESDGIRTFGTNASFSILNNIITEPTGADRYECINNGADNPDATIMTGNACN, from the coding sequence ATGAAAAACCTACTTTATTACCTACTCATGTTTATGAGTTGTATTGCTATATCGTGTAGCAAAGAAAAGATCGATGATTCTCCGGAAGATATCGAAAAAGACATGCCGCCAAATACAATTACGACACCTTGCGGCTTTGATTTATATAATGTTACAGCTAATTCAACAATAATCATAGACTGTGTTTTAGACCTTAAAGAAGAGACGATTACATTGCCTACTAATGTTATTGTTGAATTTGGAGGAGGAGATATTATCAATGGCAAGTTAAATTTCTCGAGTGGTGGTAAAATTGATGGTAGACTTCTCAGTTCTAAACTTAAACTCGAAGGTGATGTTACATTAATAGACCCTACATTTAAATTCTATGCCCTAAGATGGGATCTTTTTGAAGGAAAAACGAATTCTGAGGTTGCTTTAAAAAACAATAACATATTAGAAAGTGTTATGTTTTTCACAAAAGAGTTGGGAGCTACAACATTTAATATTGATAAACTCGATGCTTATTTTGAAATTACTAAAGTCACCAGTACAACAACTAATGTAAACTGGTATCCTTCTCAAGAGGCTGTGAATATTCCTTCTGATTTTAATTTGGTAATGACTGATAATACTCACTTGCGTGTATTCCCTGCTCAGTTAGGGATAAGTAGAGAAGGAGCAACCTTACTGGCAGTCAGACATGAATCTAATGTAACCATAACTGGAGGTATTTTACATGGCGATAGGGAACAACGTCAATATTCTGAGGACGATGGTCAGGAAGGTAGTCATTTGTTTCATATCCATTCGGGAAAGAATGTAACTTTAGACGGTATCAAATTCATAGAAGGTTCTGTGGGATCCATAACCATTTATTCTACTGGATTTTCTTTTAACCCAAACTATGATCCTACAACTGGTGTCATTATCAAGAACTGTGAATTCTTGAGATCCAGAAGAATGGCGATAGCGCTTACAGACGGTCGTGATGTTCTAATCGAAAATAATACATTTATAGATACAGGTTTGCCTTCTCCCAATTCTAAAGGAGGCGAAGTAGGCTATGCCATTAATATTGAACCAGACCGGTATAGAGATGAGAATGGTGTGCTTAAGGAACGACAACGCGTTTTTAATGTACTCATAAAAGGAAATACAGAAACAGGTAGTAGAGGAGGCTTTGTTACATTGACTATTGGACAAGACTTAACAGTGGAAGACAATGATATAGGAACCAGAGTTGTTTATTCATTTGTTTCTAGAAGCAAAGTGATCAATAACAGATTCAAAGCAACAGGGACTGCTACAGAAAGCTGGGCCATCTTTGCAGCTGGAACAGGTGTTACCGTATTCGATAATGAGATTGCAGGTAATACTATAGAAGGTTATAGCCTTGGAATTGTTACAGGCTCGAATGAAGCCTATGTACATGAAAACGTCATAAAAGATTGTGGTGCAGGCATTCAGTTAAGTAAAGCTTTTAAAGCTCGAATTCATAACAATGCCATTAACGTATCAGGAAACGGTATACAAGCAACGAATACGCATAGTGATGATGTAGAGATTAAAGGTAATGAAATTACATCAGGAGGCTTTCATGCGTATCTTACTAATCTGAATAACAAAGAGGAATACAAAGATTATAAAATTGTGCTAGACGGTAATAAGTTTTTAAATACAAATAATGTAACTATTTCCAATGCTCAAGGTATCACCTTCAAAAACAATGAGGTGAATGGTGGTCTAGGTGTTGGTAACGTATCTCATGTAGAAGTATCTTCTAATAATATTAAACCTAATGAAAGTGATGGCATTCGTACATTTGGTACAAATGC